CAGAGACGTCTCCACGCCCTCAGCAGGACAGAGGTGCTCTGCAGGTGCTGCGTTGTCACAATCCAGGCAGCTGCAGATCCCCAATTGCATGGGCAGCCCGGAGGAGTGGGGACAGCAGCCGGTACACCGTGCCCTGGTGGCAGGGGGAGCGAGGGGCCGGTGCCAGCCGGTGCTGCTGCACAGGTTCCAGCCTGGCTTCAGTTGTTCTCGCTCTGCAAGTGGTAGATAGCAGGGGTAGGAGTGAGGCATGGGGCCAGGTTGgacccactcctctcccctccGTGCCCCAGCCTCACCTCCATTTTGCTGTAGATCCAGCTGAGGAGTTTCGTCACACGTGTGTATACCCCAGGCTTGTTCTTCTGGCCACATCCCGTCCCCCAGCTCGTCACACCAGCCACATACCAGCGGCCGTTGTCCTCGCACACCAGGGGCCCCCCGCTGTCCCCCTGGCACGGAGGGGGCAGAGTGGTGAGGAGAGCAAGCAGAGGGCATCCCTGCGTGCccccaggcacagccctgccccgcTCACCTGGCACGCATCCTTCCCCCCCTGCAGGTACCCAGCGCACATCATGCGCGGGGTCAGGTAGCCCTCGTACACCTTGTCACTGTTGCAGATCTTGTAGTCAATGAGTTTGACCTCGGCCTCCCGCAGCTTTGGGGAGGTGTTATCTGCAAGGCAGGAGGAGCCGTCGGGCAGGGCCAGCCTCGGTCCCCCGCTGTAGGAGGGagcaagctgctgcttctcgcacaccttctgcagagctgcacaggcaGGAGAGCGCCTGCTGTGTGTCAGCTCTGCACGGCACGGCCCTCACACACCCCACGGGAACGTGCACGTGGGGTGTGCATGAGCTCCGGAGCAGCCGGcatcctccctccctccctcaccTTCGTTCTCCCTGGTCTTCCCAAAGCCGGTGATGAAGCAGGACCTGCCGGTCTGGAACCGCTGGCCGTGCATGGGGAGGCAGGCTGGGCGAATCTGAGCTGGATGAAAACCAGAGGAGAGAGGGGTGAGTCACCCGCCAGCAGAACAACAGCACAGTCACCCGCCCTGCAGCCAGGGCAGAGTGTGGGCTGCAGGAAGTGCTCCCCTCCGAGCTGACCCCGTGGggtcccacagcccccaggaccccccccacccacccagTCCTGCCACCTGAGAGCGTCAGCGGCCGGGAGAGCTTCATGAGAGCAATGTCATAGTCGTCGTGGTCATCACTGTAGTTGGAGTTGATGATGACCTGGGAGACTGGGATGCCCTCCATGGGCTGCTTGAGGTCCGACACCCCACCGTACACCTTCCAGTCGTCGAGGATCTTCATGCTGTTCCTGGGCACGGGGGGAGGCAGTGGGGTGAGACACACAGCCATGCCCAGCGCCACggctgtgagctgcagagcagcactcacATGAAGAAGCAGTGAGCGGCGGTGAGCACCCACTGCGCATCGATGATGGTACCACCACAGATGTGGACGGGCCCGTACTGCACGCTGACCTGCCAGGGCCATTTGCTCACCGAGGTTTCCTTCCCTCCGATGATTCGGCCCGAAATCCtctgcccacaggctgcaggggagagcagagggctgagAGAGGGGGCAAGCCAAGAGGGTGTGCACAGCACGTCCCCACCACTGCAGTCACCAGCAGTGCTCGGCGCAGCCTGCATAGAGCTGCAACCTTCATTGCTGTGTATTACCCAGAATGTTCTGCTGGAGAACACCCTCTTTGCCCAGCCCATTGCAAAGCTGGGAAGAAAACCCTTCCAAGcgtttgcttggccttgcctgcccttgtCAGCATGCCTTGCTGGACAGCCCGCTTACTTGTACACCGCAGGGAGACAAATTTGCCCGTCAGacactgggagctgtgggagagAAGAGGGGGACACACGTCAGCCCCAGCCTGACCCCCAGCTCCGGGCTGGCAGGGAGCTGCCTGCTACCTGTTGAGGCTCTGCTGGATGGTGTCCCGCTCATCCGCCACCGTGAGGCTCTTGCCAGAGATGTGCAGGGGGACGTATTCTGTCTGCGACGCGCTGGGAGAGAGGAGGTGAGACAAAAGTGTTGGGCAAAGCCTCCCCAGGGTAAACCTGCAACGCTGGGGCAATGATCAGGGCAGGAAGGATTACTTCTGGAAGCCCAGCTGCCGGCAGGTCTTTCTAGAGAAGGACTCGTCCCAGGCGCTGCTGCACACCGGCAGCCACTGGTTCTCAGTGCTGGAGTAGACGTGGAGCAAGGACTGATCGGAGCTGAACCGCACTGCGGGGATGGAGTTGGGTCAGCGGCACCCGGCGCTGCGGGGCTCCCCCCGCCCGGACACGGCGCTCCCGGTGCTGCTGCCTTACCGCAGCCCAGCTCGTCGCTCCTCTGGGAGCAGTCCACCACGCCGTCACAGCGCACGGGGTCGTCCTTGCAGGTCTCTGCGGGCTCCTTGTACACGATGCCGGTCTGCGACCGCCAGAACATAACTGGGGACGAGCGCGTGCTGCGGTGAGGCTGCGTCCAGAGGTCTGCCACGGacgccccccccccaacccccacccccccgcagCTTGGCTGCAGGGTTAGGATCCCGAAGGGCCGCTGagccagggcagggctgggggcaccGAGCATCTCCCTACGCCCTCCCGTCCACCAGATGTCAGGAAAACGCAGAAAATAGGAAGCGCTCATCTCTGCTCCGCCTTCCGGCCCTCCCCTGCAGGGTGCCAGCCCGGCAGCCGTCCTCCCGgcccgctgccccccgcccgGCCCTCACGCAGCGGGACGGACCCGGCACTCACACAGCAGGATGAGGGCGACGATCAGCACGATAAGGACGGAGACGCAGAAGATGAGCGCGAGCCGCCGCTGGCTCATGCAGGGAGCTCTGAACATGGAGGATCCTGGCAGCCGGACAGGGGCTGAGTCAGGGGGAGCACAGCCTCCTCGAGGCACCCAGACCCCGTCCTGGACCTCAGCGTGTGCCGCTCTCCCCTCACACCCCCAGGGAACACCACCCCTCTGCCAGCAGCGAGCACACggatgcattttctccttccatCCCCTCTCCGGGAGAGGACCAGGAATGGGCTGAACCCACGGCACAGACCACCATCATCTTACGTGTGCTCTCGCAGGCCGTGCACGGCACCGGGGCCGGGATGGAATCAGGGCTGTAGGGCTTGAAAC
The sequence above is drawn from the Gallus gallus isolate bGalGal1 chromosome 24, bGalGal1.mat.broiler.GRCg7b, whole genome shotgun sequence genome and encodes:
- the TMPRSS13 gene encoding transmembrane protease serine 13 isoform X5 translates to MFRAPCMSQRRLALIFCVSVLIVLIVALILLFMFWRSQTGIVYKEPAETCKDDPVRCDGVVDCSQRSDELGCVRFSSDQSLLHVYSSTENQWLPVCSSAWDESFSRKTCRQLGFQNASQTEYVPLHISGKSLTVADERDTIQQSLNSSQCLTGKFVSLRCTSKRAVQQGMLTRAACGQRISGRIIGGKETSVSKWPWQVSVQYGPVHICGGTIIDAQWVLTAAHCFFMNSMKILDDWKVYGGVSDLKQPMEGIPVSQVIINSNYSDDHDDYDIALMKLSRPLTLSAQIRPACLPMHGQRFQTGRSCFITGFGKTRENEALQKVCEKQQLAPSYSGGPRLALPDGSSCLADNTSPKLREAEVKLIDYKICNSDKVYEGYLTPRMMCAGYLQGGKDACQGDSGGPLVCEDNGRWYVAGVTSWGTGCGQKNKPGVYTRVTKLLSWIYSKMESENN
- the TMPRSS13 gene encoding transmembrane protease serine 13 isoform X2; protein product: MEGKTSPTTASPSSLHASAASSIFSIRPPQPRENVLGISFKPYSPDSIPAPVPCTACESTRSSMFRAPCMSQRRLALIFCVSVLIVLIVALILLFMFWRSQTGIVYKEPAETCKDDPVRCDGVVDCSQRSDELGCVRFSSDQSLLHVYSSTENQWLPVCSSAWDESFSRKTCRQLGFQNASQTEYVPLHISGKSLTVADERDTIQQSLNSSQCLTGKFVSLRCTTCGQRISGRIIGGKETSVSKWPWQVSVQYGPVHICGGTIIDAQWVLTAAHCFFMNSMKILDDWKVYGGVSDLKQPMEGIPVSQVIINSNYSDDHDDYDIALMKLSRPLTLSAQIRPACLPMHGQRFQTGRSCFITGFGKTRENEALQKVCEKQQLAPSYSGGPRLALPDGSSCLADNTSPKLREAEVKLIDYKICNSDKVYEGYLTPRMMCAGYLQGGKDACQGDSGGPLVCEDNGRWYVAGVTSWGTGCGQKNKPGVYTRVTKLLSWIYSKMESENN
- the TMPRSS13 gene encoding transmembrane protease serine 13 isoform X1, with amino-acid sequence MEGKTSPTTASPSSLHASAASSIFSIRPPQPRENVLGISFKPYSPDSIPAPVPCTACESTRSSMFRAPCMSQRRLALIFCVSVLIVLIVALILLFMFWRSQTGIVYKEPAETCKDDPVRCDGVVDCSQRSDELGCVRFSSDQSLLHVYSSTENQWLPVCSSAWDESFSRKTCRQLGFQNASQTEYVPLHISGKSLTVADERDTIQQSLNSSQCLTGKFVSLRCTSKRAVQQGMLTRAACGQRISGRIIGGKETSVSKWPWQVSVQYGPVHICGGTIIDAQWVLTAAHCFFMNSMKILDDWKVYGGVSDLKQPMEGIPVSQVIINSNYSDDHDDYDIALMKLSRPLTLSAQIRPACLPMHGQRFQTGRSCFITGFGKTRENEALQKVCEKQQLAPSYSGGPRLALPDGSSCLADNTSPKLREAEVKLIDYKICNSDKVYEGYLTPRMMCAGYLQGGKDACQGDSGGPLVCEDNGRWYVAGVTSWGTGCGQKNKPGVYTRVTKLLSWIYSKMESENN
- the TMPRSS13 gene encoding transmembrane protease serine 13 isoform X3, with the translated sequence MEGKTSPTTASPSSLHASAASSIFSIRPPQPRENVLGISFKPYSPDSIPAPVPCTACESTRSSMFRAPCMSQRRLALIFCVSVLIVLIVALILLFMFWRSQTGIVYKEPAETCKDDPVRCDGVVDCSQRSDELGCVRFSSDQSLLHVYSSTENQWLPVCSSAWDESFSRKTCRQLGFQNASQTEYVPLHISGKSLTVADERDTIQQSLNSSQCLTGKFVSLRCTSKRAVQQGMLTRAACGQRISGRIIGGKETSVSKWPWQVSVQYGPVHICGGTIIDAQWVLTAAHCFFMNSMKILDDWKVYGGVSDLKQPMEGIPVSQVIINSNYSDDHDDYDIALMKLSRPLTLSAQIRPACLPMHGQRFQTGRSCFITGFGKTRENEDNTSPKLREAEVKLIDYKICNSDKVYEGYLTPRMMCAGYLQGGKDACQGDSGGPLVCEDNGRWYVAGVTSWGTGCGQKNKPGVYTRVTKLLSWIYSKMESENN
- the TMPRSS13 gene encoding transmembrane protease serine 13 isoform X4; this translates as MEGKTSPTTASPSSLHASAASSIFSIRPPQPRENVLGISFKPYSPDSIPAPVPCTACESTRSSMFRAPCMSQRRLALIFCVSVLIVLIVALILLFMFWRSQTGIVYKEPAETCKDDPVRCDGVVDCSQRSDELGCVRFSSDQSLLHVYSSTENQWLPVCSSAWDESFSRKTCRQLGFQNASQTEYVPLHISGKSLTVADERDTIQQSLNSSQCLTGKFVSLRCTTCGQRISGRIIGGKETSVSKWPWQVSVQYGPVHICGGTIIDAQWVLTAAHCFFMNSMKILDDWKVYGGVSDLKQPMEGIPVSQVIINSNYSDDHDDYDIALMKLSRPLTLSAQIRPACLPMHGQRFQTGRSCFITGFGKTRENEDNTSPKLREAEVKLIDYKICNSDKVYEGYLTPRMMCAGYLQGGKDACQGDSGGPLVCEDNGRWYVAGVTSWGTGCGQKNKPGVYTRVTKLLSWIYSKMESENN